TCGGGTGCCGGCGGCGCCAGCGGCCCCCCGGGTCGCGCCGCCCGCCGGCTGAGCTCACCCACCGCCGCGACGGCCGCGACGACGGCGCCGAGGACGAGCAGGGTCGCCGCCGACGCGCCACCACCGCCCAGGACGCCCACGAGGCTCGACCCGAGCGGCACGCCGGCCAGCGTCTCGCCCAGCAGGGCGTTCGGGTGCCCGGCGAGCCGCGGGTGGACGAACACCGCGTAGATCACGCCGACCACCGGCGCCTGGAGGAGCACCGGCAGGCACCCGGCGAACGGCGTCGTGCCCTCGTCGGCGTAGAGCTGCAGCGTCGCGGCCTGGAGCTTCTCGGGCTGGTGGCTGTGCCGCCGCCGGAGCTCCGCGAGCCGGGGCGCGAGACGGGCCCGGGTCTGCTCCGCGCGCGCCTGCGAGACGCCGACGGGGACGAGCGCGGCGCGCACGAGCAGGGTCACGAGCACGACGGCGGCGGCCGCGGCACCGCTGCCGGCGAGGGGTTCGAGCAGGTGGGTCAGGCCCATGAGGGC
This is a stretch of genomic DNA from Cellulomonas sp. ES6. It encodes these proteins:
- the yidC gene encoding membrane protein insertase YidC, whose translation is MDLLSLPPVAAVLDTAYRALMGLTHLLEPLAGSGAAAAAVVLVTLLVRAALVPVGVSQARAEQTRARLAPRLAELRRRHSHQPEKLQAATLQLYADEGTTPFAGCLPVLLQAPVVGVIYAVFVHPRLAGHPNALLGETLAGVPLGSSLVGVLGGGGASAATLLVLGAVVAAVAAVGELSRRAARPGGPLAPPAPETGAGTPAGPLAGPGTQRLLGMLPLTTAVVACVVPLAAGLYLLVTVAWTYVQRRVLRRRYPLPPAPPARPATD